GCAAGCAACGCGCCGAGGCGATGTAGCGGCTGCCGGCCAAGAGACGACTAGGTTTCAGGGGCGGCGCTCAGCTCGCCTGACTCTACTATGCTTCGCCGTTATCAGAAGCCACTTTTGTATTGCATGTCCTGCATGCACGTCTGTATAATCCACGTCGATGAGAGGTCGCGGCCAGGACGCGCTCTCAGACCTCAGACATGCGGGCGAAGGCCTTCCGAGATGGGCTGCGCGAGTGCGAGGGCTCCCGAGCGACAGTGACAAACGATCGCGCTCGCGACAGCGCACTTTTCACAGAGTCTTTTGAGTAGCGAACGTGCGTTCCACTCGAGAAATTCCCTTTCATGCAGACAGGGGAAGTAACCGGCAATACCAAGACGGAAGTAGCTTGCCGCACATGTGTGCGCATGCCAACTTCTTCAATACGCACTAGGCGCCGTCACAAGAGGCAAGACAGACGATGAACATGAGTGGGTCTCTGCGGCTTCAGTCCATAAGATAAAAGAACTATAGGGAAAGAAAGAACGATGTCCTCCTCCTGTTCCGTTTTCTTGCTGCCAAGTGATATGTGAGGCAGCTTCGGCGGTGCGCGGGCAGGGAAAGCAGGGAAGGGTATGAGACCAAAATCCTCTTCGCAAGTACTGGGAGGAAACAAGAATACATATGCGTTAAAAGGGGCTGTGCGACAcgttttctccgccttcttgaCCACTACTCCGAGGCTTCGGCGTGGATAGCCAACGCGTGGATGCCTTCGTCcagctccttctgcagcaacGCGTAGATTTTGCGATGCCTCTGCACGAGGGGGACGCCTTTAAAGTCCGGGCTCTTCACGAAGATTCTGAGAAAGGACAACGAggggagagagccgcgcaacTTTAGGCACACGCCTTGGCTCAAGACACGTGACTAGCAGAAGCCAGAAAAAAGGAACGGCAGCGGGCACAAACTTCCCGCGGTGAGCTGGTGTAGGCCGAGGGATGCAGACGAGAGATGCAGAGAACGCCGAGTGCGTCGACCTTGAAATAGACACAGACTGAGGGAAGAACGATGCAGAAATGAACTCAGACACGGCAGAGGACTAGAAAAAATACAGGCTCGCACAGCTAGAAACAGAGAACGCACCTGAAGTGCGTCTCCGCTGATCTCAGGCCTTGCGTCCCTTCGTGACCCGCGTGGAGGGGCGTCTGAACAGAAAAAAGGTAAGGGAACACACAGGGAGCAGGAAAAGGTCAAAAGCCGCGAGCAGAAAGAGCAGACGCCCCCAAACACCTGCACCCGCAGAAGGCTCCTTTTTTCCTGCCTGGAGC
The Besnoitia besnoiti strain Bb-Ger1 chromosome VIII, whole genome shotgun sequence genome window above contains:
- a CDS encoding BolA family protein (encoded by transcript BESB_082160) — translated: MFVRRPLGRLFSSLPAPPRSQAVAKGPVALAIEKKLTEGLQCAQLEVIDETPLHAGHEGTQGLRSAETHFRIFVKSPDFKGVPLVQRHRKIYALLQKELDEGIHALAIHAEASE